A window of the Rhizobium viscosum genome harbors these coding sequences:
- the ltnD gene encoding L-threonate dehydrogenase, with translation MQDVRTAAVIGLGSMGWGAALSLLRAGFTVSGCDVRSDVLQRFSDAGGKSCKAPSEATVEADVVFVFVVNSSQAEDVLFGPGGALEAAHAGTVFLLCATMAPSATVAIADRLEAAGMLVVDAPVSGGHAKALSGEMVVMGSGSPEAFARAQPALDAVSSKVFRLGDRPGPGSQVKMINQLLAGVHIAVTAEAMTFAAKTGIDLKTLYEVLRVSAGSSWMFENRGEHIVSGDYTPRSAVDIFVKDLGIVASEADRAGAATPLASTALSLFRQASEAGLGKEDDAAVAKVLAEKSGVVLPGMTVIR, from the coding sequence GTGCAGGACGTGCGGACAGCAGCGGTTATCGGCCTCGGCTCGATGGGATGGGGCGCTGCCCTGTCGCTTCTGAGGGCGGGTTTCACCGTCAGCGGCTGTGACGTCCGGTCCGATGTGCTGCAGCGCTTTTCGGATGCCGGTGGCAAATCCTGCAAAGCACCGTCCGAAGCCACAGTGGAAGCTGATGTGGTGTTTGTGTTCGTCGTCAACAGCAGCCAGGCCGAGGACGTGTTATTCGGACCCGGTGGCGCGCTGGAGGCAGCTCATGCCGGCACCGTCTTCCTGCTTTGCGCCACCATGGCGCCGAGCGCCACAGTCGCGATTGCGGATCGGCTGGAAGCCGCAGGCATGCTTGTCGTCGACGCTCCGGTTTCCGGCGGCCACGCCAAGGCACTTTCCGGCGAGATGGTCGTTATGGGCTCTGGCTCGCCGGAGGCTTTTGCGCGCGCCCAACCGGCGCTCGATGCGGTCTCCAGCAAGGTCTTCCGGCTGGGGGACAGGCCCGGCCCCGGTTCGCAAGTGAAGATGATCAACCAGCTGCTGGCCGGGGTGCATATCGCCGTGACGGCCGAGGCGATGACCTTTGCAGCCAAGACCGGGATCGACCTGAAGACGCTTTACGAAGTCCTGCGGGTTTCGGCAGGCTCCTCCTGGATGTTCGAGAACCGGGGCGAACATATCGTCTCGGGAGACTATACACCGCGCTCGGCGGTGGACATCTTCGTCAAGGACCTCGGCATCGTCGCCTCTGAGGCAGACCGGGCAGGCGCTGCCACTCCGCTCGCTTCGACCGCGCTCTCGCTCTTCCGGCAGGCATCCGAAGCCGGTCTCGGCAAGGAAGATGATGCCGCCGTGGCAAAGGTCCTTGCCGAAAAGAGCGGCGTCGTCCTGCCGGGCATGACTGTTATTCGCTGA
- a CDS encoding LacI family DNA-binding transcriptional regulator produces the protein MRKSTLEEVAAAAGVSKMTASRALRGAPDVSPETRQRVLNATEQLGYVGNRLALSLSSRKTNLVAVVVPSMSNIVFPEVLAGISAGLEGSGMQAVFGLSDYDAGKERDVIRDMLSWRPSAIIVTGLDQPEDTVKMLRSADIPVIQIMDLDGTPIDFNVGLSHGKAGEEMARALIAAGRRRFGYIGSALERDLRAAKRRAGFERVLHENRLAFIGQRLGDTLSSVGLGKHLTHELLRAEPNLDCIYYSNDDMAVGGAFASVEAFRSDDILMAGFNGLELAAALPVRIATSRSPRRLIGEVAARLACDPIASNASSSSKITAFVPEITGVV, from the coding sequence ATACGCAAATCCACTCTTGAAGAGGTTGCCGCTGCCGCCGGCGTCAGCAAGATGACTGCATCCCGGGCTCTGCGTGGTGCACCTGATGTCTCTCCCGAAACCCGCCAGCGAGTGCTGAATGCAACAGAGCAACTAGGCTATGTCGGCAATCGGCTTGCGCTTTCATTGTCGTCGCGGAAAACCAATCTCGTCGCCGTCGTGGTGCCAAGCATGTCCAACATCGTCTTTCCGGAGGTGCTCGCGGGCATTTCGGCCGGGCTCGAGGGGTCCGGGATGCAGGCGGTGTTCGGCCTCTCGGACTATGACGCGGGCAAGGAACGTGATGTTATCAGAGACATGCTGTCCTGGCGGCCGAGCGCCATCATCGTCACCGGTCTCGACCAGCCCGAAGACACGGTGAAAATGCTGAGAAGCGCGGATATTCCCGTCATTCAGATCATGGACCTCGACGGTACGCCGATCGATTTCAATGTCGGGCTCTCGCACGGGAAAGCAGGCGAGGAGATGGCAAGGGCACTGATCGCCGCCGGACGAAGGCGTTTCGGCTACATCGGCAGCGCGCTGGAGCGAGACCTGCGTGCGGCAAAACGCAGGGCAGGCTTTGAGCGTGTCCTGCATGAAAACCGTCTTGCCTTCATCGGCCAAAGGCTCGGCGATACGCTTTCCTCCGTCGGTCTCGGCAAACATCTGACGCACGAGTTGCTGCGAGCCGAGCCGAATCTCGACTGCATCTATTATTCCAATGACGATATGGCGGTCGGAGGCGCATTCGCCAGCGTGGAGGCCTTCCGGAGCGACGACATTCTGATGGCAGGTTTCAACGGACTGGAACTTGCCGCCGCACTTCCCGTGAGGATCGCCACATCCAGATCCCCACGTCGTCTGATCGGTGAAGTTGCAGCACGCTTGGCCTGCGACCCCATAGCATCGAACGCTTCTTCGAGCAGCAAGATCACCGCTTTCGTTCCCGAGATTACGGGCGTCGTATAG
- a CDS encoding carbohydrate ABC transporter permease has translation MSTVNSGDTRGPTSSLLQNNNVLGFLFMLPAAVFLVCFLTYPLGLGVWLGFTDTRIGRDGIFIGLENYQYLMDDDVFWLSVFNTVLYTFVASILKFVLGLWLALLLNQHLPFKSFFRAIVLLPWVVPTVLSGLAFWWIYDSQFSIISWSLMQLGLIDAPINFLGDPTNARISVIIANVWRGIPFVAISLLAGLQTIPASLQEAASLDGATSWQRFRYVTLPMLTPIIAVVMTFSVLFTFTDFQLIYVLTKGGPVNATHLMATLSFQRGIPGGQLGEGAAIAVAMIPFLLGAIMFSFFGLQRRKWQQGGQD, from the coding sequence ATGTCGACGGTGAATTCCGGAGATACGCGCGGACCGACATCCTCGCTCCTGCAGAACAACAACGTGCTCGGCTTCCTGTTCATGCTGCCGGCGGCGGTCTTCCTGGTCTGCTTCCTGACCTATCCGCTGGGGCTCGGCGTCTGGCTCGGCTTCACCGATACGCGCATCGGCCGCGACGGCATCTTCATCGGGCTGGAGAACTACCAGTACCTGATGGACGACGACGTTTTCTGGCTGTCGGTCTTCAACACCGTCCTCTACACGTTCGTCGCTTCGATATTGAAGTTCGTGCTTGGCCTCTGGCTGGCGCTGCTTCTGAACCAGCATCTGCCGTTCAAGAGCTTCTTCCGGGCGATCGTGCTTCTGCCCTGGGTCGTACCAACCGTTTTGTCCGGCCTGGCCTTCTGGTGGATCTATGATTCCCAGTTCTCGATCATTTCCTGGTCGCTAATGCAGCTTGGCCTGATTGACGCGCCGATCAACTTCCTTGGCGATCCCACCAATGCGCGCATTTCCGTCATTATCGCTAATGTCTGGCGTGGTATTCCCTTCGTGGCGATCTCGCTGCTTGCCGGCTTGCAGACCATTCCGGCATCTCTACAGGAGGCTGCCTCGCTAGACGGGGCGACCAGTTGGCAGCGTTTCCGCTATGTGACGCTTCCGATGCTGACGCCGATCATCGCCGTCGTGATGACCTTCTCAGTGCTCTTCACCTTCACGGATTTCCAACTCATCTACGTGCTGACCAAGGGCGGGCCGGTCAACGCCACGCATCTGATGGCAACATTGTCCTTTCAGCGCGGTATTCCCGGCGGCCAGCTCGGCGAGGGTGCCGCGATCGCCGTCGCCATGATCCCGTTCCTGCTCGGCGCGATCATGTTCAGTTTCTTCGGCCTGCAGCGCCGCAAATGGCAGCAGGGTGGCCAGGACTAG
- a CDS encoding SMP-30/gluconolactonase/LRE family protein, with protein MTITFEVFSDHWAHLGESPVWSETENCIWWVDTDGRKLLRTDPATGKTSAWDAPEAVGCIALRTDGTLLAGLATGIFLFDPRTGLFKRVCAPESRPDVRFNDGTLDPAGRLWAGTMQRQMAAPAGAIFCIEPDFSHRRVFEDFWTPNGLAFDPIRQRMYFSDSHPSVQTIWACDYDLATGTPSNRRLFATTHAFAGRPDGAFVDDGGVYWIAGVGGSQLLRFAPTGEPLEPVELPVTHPTKLVMNRTIPRTVFVTTRRMADPDQSDASGHLLRCVLS; from the coding sequence ATGACGATCACGTTCGAAGTCTTCTCCGACCACTGGGCGCATCTTGGCGAGAGCCCGGTCTGGTCGGAGACTGAAAATTGCATCTGGTGGGTTGATACCGATGGCCGCAAGCTGCTGCGCACCGACCCGGCAACCGGCAAGACCTCGGCATGGGACGCACCCGAAGCAGTCGGCTGCATCGCGTTGCGGACGGATGGAACGTTGCTTGCAGGCCTTGCGACCGGCATTTTCCTCTTTGATCCGCGGACAGGCCTGTTCAAGCGCGTCTGCGCGCCGGAAAGCCGCCCGGATGTCCGCTTCAACGATGGTACGCTCGATCCCGCCGGCCGGCTCTGGGCCGGCACGATGCAGCGGCAGATGGCAGCGCCAGCCGGAGCGATCTTCTGTATCGAGCCCGATTTTAGCCACCGCCGGGTCTTCGAAGATTTCTGGACGCCGAATGGTCTGGCCTTCGATCCGATACGGCAGAGAATGTATTTTTCCGATTCCCATCCATCGGTACAAACCATCTGGGCCTGCGACTACGATCTCGCCACCGGCACGCCGTCCAACCGGCGGCTCTTTGCGACAACACATGCCTTTGCAGGACGGCCCGATGGCGCCTTTGTCGACGACGGCGGCGTCTACTGGATTGCCGGTGTCGGCGGCTCGCAGCTGCTGCGCTTTGCGCCAACGGGTGAGCCTCTTGAGCCGGTGGAGCTACCGGTAACCCATCCGACTAAGCTCGTGATGAACCGGACAATACCGCGCACCGTCTTCGTCACCACGCGACGCATGGCCGATCCGGATCAGAGCGACGCCTCCGGCCATCTCCTGCGCTGCGTGCTTTCTTGA
- a CDS encoding ArsR/SmtB family transcription factor yields MERSFLTIDAGVNDTVIKALSAPGRLQLLKLLCSKGPMNVNDMARALSLPQSTVATGIQILEEVGLVESRLAKGRKGNQKICSAVYDEILISFEDKSVNKADDVIEVEMPVGLYTSCDIHAPCGLCSSDSVIGLLDVPDYFLDPQRMQAGLVWFGRGFVEYKFPNNAKVLNKDVRAIEFSMELSSEVPGTNPDWPSDITLWVNGMPVGTWTSPGDYGDKRGAYTPGWWKLEGSQYGKLKTWRISTRGTFIDGVSTSNVTVGDLALEKHSSIRLRVGIAENAGHTGGVNIFGRGFGNYGRDIVMRLYI; encoded by the coding sequence ATGGAACGCTCGTTTTTGACGATCGATGCCGGGGTCAACGACACCGTTATCAAAGCTCTCTCCGCGCCAGGACGCCTGCAACTCCTTAAACTGTTATGCTCAAAGGGCCCCATGAACGTCAACGACATGGCTCGGGCTCTGTCGCTGCCGCAGTCAACCGTCGCAACCGGAATTCAAATTCTGGAAGAGGTGGGATTGGTCGAATCTCGCCTGGCCAAAGGCCGGAAAGGCAACCAGAAGATCTGCTCCGCAGTTTACGATGAAATCCTCATCAGCTTTGAGGACAAGTCCGTCAACAAGGCAGACGACGTCATCGAAGTTGAAATGCCGGTTGGGCTTTATACGAGTTGTGACATCCACGCCCCTTGCGGTCTTTGCTCAAGCGACAGCGTCATCGGCCTGCTGGACGTTCCCGATTATTTCCTTGATCCACAGCGTATGCAGGCCGGTCTCGTGTGGTTCGGCCGCGGCTTTGTCGAATACAAATTCCCGAACAACGCCAAGGTCCTGAACAAGGACGTGCGCGCCATCGAGTTCTCGATGGAACTGTCTTCGGAGGTGCCGGGGACAAATCCCGACTGGCCGTCCGACATCACGCTTTGGGTCAATGGAATGCCGGTTGGCACCTGGACTTCCCCAGGCGACTACGGTGACAAACGCGGCGCCTATACGCCTGGCTGGTGGAAGCTTGAAGGCTCCCAATACGGCAAGCTGAAGACCTGGCGCATCTCCACTCGAGGCACATTCATCGACGGCGTCTCAACCTCCAATGTTACGGTTGGAGACCTCGCCCTCGAAAAGCATTCCTCGATCCGTCTGCGCGTCGGCATTGCCGAAAATGCCGGCCATACCGGCGGCGTGAATATATTTGGCCGCGGGTTTGGGAATTACGGCCGCGACATCGTTATGCGGCTCTACATTTAA
- a CDS encoding ABC transporter substrate-binding protein: MTIKRREFLAASAAAAGVAGLGIRPSFAQAEPTYTPESGASLRLLRWTPFVKGDEEAWLANTKKFTEATGVEVRIDKESWEDIRPKAAVAANVGSGPDLIMCWFDDAHQYPDKLVDLTELANYLGNKYGGWYDGVKGYASRGDTFIAMPLTAIGNAVVYRDSHVKAAGFSEFPKDTAGFLELCKAMKAKGTPAGFPHGKAVGDGNNYAHWLLWSHGGKMVDEGGKVTINSPETLASINYAKELYATFIPGTESWQDVNNNRAFLAGQVSLIANGVSVYYTAKNDPKLAEITKDIRTTNFPVGPVGQSVELCQTSSLLLFKHSKYPEAAKAYIKFMMEADQMNAWIQGSSAYCCQPLKEFAKNPIWTADPIHAPYARASEKLRPNGYAGPLGYASAATMADYVLVDMYAAAVTGQRSPEDAMKEAERRANRYYRV; this comes from the coding sequence ATGACGATCAAGAGACGTGAATTTCTTGCCGCTTCGGCTGCCGCGGCCGGCGTCGCCGGTCTCGGCATCAGGCCGTCTTTCGCACAGGCAGAGCCGACCTACACGCCGGAAAGCGGCGCGAGCCTGCGCCTGCTGCGCTGGACACCCTTCGTGAAAGGCGATGAGGAGGCCTGGCTTGCAAATACCAAGAAATTCACGGAGGCAACCGGCGTCGAGGTCCGCATCGACAAGGAGAGCTGGGAGGACATTCGCCCGAAGGCTGCTGTTGCGGCCAATGTCGGTTCCGGGCCCGACCTCATCATGTGCTGGTTTGACGATGCCCACCAATATCCGGACAAACTGGTCGACCTGACCGAGCTCGCCAACTATCTCGGCAACAAATATGGCGGCTGGTACGATGGGGTCAAAGGTTACGCCTCGCGCGGCGATACGTTCATTGCCATGCCGCTGACGGCGATCGGCAATGCCGTGGTCTATCGCGACAGTCACGTGAAGGCTGCTGGCTTCAGCGAATTCCCCAAGGATACTGCAGGCTTCCTTGAGCTTTGCAAGGCGATGAAGGCTAAGGGCACGCCCGCCGGCTTCCCCCACGGCAAGGCTGTCGGCGACGGCAACAACTATGCTCATTGGCTGCTCTGGAGCCACGGCGGCAAGATGGTCGACGAAGGCGGCAAGGTGACGATCAACAGCCCGGAAACGCTGGCTTCGATCAACTATGCCAAGGAGCTCTATGCGACCTTCATTCCGGGCACGGAAAGCTGGCAGGACGTCAATAACAACCGTGCCTTCCTTGCCGGCCAGGTTTCGCTGATCGCCAATGGTGTGTCGGTCTATTACACCGCCAAGAACGATCCCAAGCTCGCAGAAATCACCAAGGACATTCGCACGACGAACTTCCCCGTCGGCCCGGTCGGCCAGAGCGTCGAGCTTTGCCAGACGAGTTCATTGCTTCTGTTCAAGCACAGCAAATATCCGGAAGCCGCAAAGGCCTACATCAAGTTCATGATGGAAGCCGATCAGATGAATGCCTGGATCCAGGGTTCCAGCGCCTATTGCTGCCAGCCGCTCAAGGAATTCGCCAAGAATCCGATCTGGACTGCCGATCCGATCCATGCGCCTTACGCACGCGCCTCGGAAAAGCTGCGCCCGAACGGCTATGCCGGCCCGCTCGGCTATGCCTCGGCCGCGACCATGGCCGACTATGTGTTGGTCGACATGTATGCCGCGGCCGTCACCGGCCAGAGGTCGCCAGAGGATGCGATGAAGGAGGCTGAGCGCCGGGCAAACCGCTACTACCGCGTTTGA
- a CDS encoding SDR family oxidoreductase, whose amino-acid sequence MSGGSGGQSKIALVTGGGTGVGRAIARGLGAAGYRVVISGRRADILEKAAAELASETGAEVTAIPADVGDPVSVRALFDAIENQYRRLDLLVNNAGVSAPGIPLEDVSFEDWSAVVSANLTGAFLCTQQAFRLMKGQTPCGGRIINNGSVSATTPRPNSSPYTATKHAITGLTKSTALDGREFDIACGQIDIGNAASDMTKRMATGVLQANGTTAVEATIDPTHIADAVVYMAGLPLSANVLTMTVMATKMPFVGRG is encoded by the coding sequence ATGAGCGGGGGTTCCGGCGGGCAGTCGAAGATTGCCCTTGTGACTGGTGGCGGCACGGGCGTTGGCCGCGCAATCGCAAGAGGACTGGGTGCTGCCGGCTACAGGGTGGTGATTTCGGGGCGGCGTGCCGATATTCTCGAAAAAGCTGCCGCGGAACTCGCCAGCGAGACAGGTGCAGAAGTGACCGCAATCCCTGCCGATGTCGGCGATCCGGTTTCAGTCAGAGCATTGTTCGACGCGATCGAAAATCAGTATCGCCGCCTCGATCTCCTGGTCAACAATGCCGGTGTCTCGGCGCCGGGGATACCGCTGGAAGATGTATCTTTCGAAGACTGGAGCGCCGTCGTCTCGGCCAATCTGACCGGCGCTTTCCTCTGCACGCAGCAGGCGTTCAGGCTGATGAAGGGCCAGACGCCGTGTGGCGGCCGCATCATCAATAACGGCTCGGTTTCGGCAACGACACCACGTCCTAATTCCTCGCCCTACACGGCGACAAAACACGCAATCACCGGCCTGACGAAATCGACCGCGCTTGACGGGCGCGAATTCGATATCGCGTGCGGCCAGATCGATATCGGCAATGCGGCAAGCGACATGACGAAAAGAATGGCCACCGGCGTTCTTCAGGCCAATGGCACGACTGCCGTAGAGGCGACCATCGATCCTACCCATATCGCCGATGCGGTCGTCTATATGGCGGGCCTGCCGCTCAGTGCCAACGTGCTGACGATGACCGTGATGGCAACCAAGATGCCCTTTGTCGGGCGCGGGTGA
- the denD gene encoding D-erythronate dehydrogenase, translating into MHVMILGAAGMVGRKLVERIAREPDALGTTISRLTLVDAFQPPVPEVLRSLSNAMTFDLARAGVADKLIEARPDLIFHLAAIVSGEAEADFDKGYAVNLDGTRALFDAIRHEGLKSDYMPRVVFASSIAVFGTPFPDVIPDEFFSTPLTSYGTQKAIAELLLADYSRRGIFDGIGIRLPTICVRPGAPNKAASGFFSNILREPLAGKPAVLPVSDGVRHWFASPRAAVGFFVHAAKIDTAKVGLRRNLTMPGLSALVSEEIEALRRIAGDKAVALIKRERDPVIERIVAGWPTQFDAKRASELGFTAETSFDEILQVHIEDELGGRIA; encoded by the coding sequence ATGCATGTGATGATTTTGGGTGCGGCAGGCATGGTCGGCCGCAAGCTGGTCGAAAGAATTGCCCGCGAACCTGACGCGCTCGGCACTACGATCAGTCGATTGACGCTGGTCGATGCATTTCAGCCGCCGGTGCCGGAAGTCCTTCGGTCCCTGTCAAACGCGATGACGTTCGATCTTGCCCGGGCGGGCGTCGCCGACAAGCTGATCGAGGCCCGGCCGGATCTGATCTTTCATCTGGCGGCGATCGTTTCCGGCGAGGCGGAGGCGGATTTCGACAAAGGCTATGCCGTCAATCTCGACGGGACGCGCGCATTGTTCGATGCAATCCGCCATGAGGGTCTGAAATCCGACTATATGCCGCGTGTCGTGTTTGCTTCCTCCATCGCCGTGTTCGGTACGCCTTTCCCTGATGTCATTCCGGATGAGTTTTTCTCCACGCCTCTGACAAGTTACGGTACCCAGAAGGCAATTGCCGAGCTGCTGCTTGCCGACTACTCGCGTCGCGGGATTTTCGATGGCATCGGCATTCGCCTGCCGACGATCTGCGTGCGCCCTGGCGCACCGAACAAGGCCGCTTCCGGCTTCTTCTCCAATATTCTGCGTGAGCCGCTCGCCGGCAAGCCTGCGGTACTGCCGGTCAGTGATGGGGTCCGCCACTGGTTCGCAAGCCCGAGGGCGGCTGTCGGTTTCTTCGTTCATGCTGCAAAAATCGATACGGCGAAGGTGGGTTTGCGGCGCAACCTGACCATGCCAGGTCTCTCGGCCCTGGTTTCGGAGGAGATCGAAGCGTTGCGTCGGATTGCGGGCGACAAGGCCGTTGCGCTGATCAAGCGCGAGCGCGATCCGGTGATCGAACGCATCGTCGCCGGCTGGCCGACGCAGTTCGATGCGAAGCGAGCGTCCGAACTCGGCTTTACGGCTGAGACGAGTTTCGACGAGATCCTGCAGGTGCATATCGAGGACGAACTCGGCGGGAGGATTGCATGA
- a CDS encoding carbohydrate ABC transporter permease yields MSTNSNTANAVLTDNAEGMSYLNRLPRRVVMLYLPMAVFVFVLLFPFYWMAITAVKPNEQLTDYTNYSPFWVVGPTLAHIKYLFLETSYPGWMWNTILVAVCSTFLSLVASVLGAYAIERVRFTASRSIGLVIFLAYLVPPSILFIPLAFIVFKLGIYDTRLALIFTYPTFLIPFCTWLLMGYFRSIPFELEESALVDGANRWQILTKIILPLAVPGLISAGIFAFTLSWNEFIYALTFIQSSENKTIPVGVLTELVRGDVFEWGALMAGALFGSLPVVILYSFFVDYYVSSMTGAVKE; encoded by the coding sequence ATGTCGACCAATTCCAACACCGCAAATGCCGTCCTGACCGACAATGCCGAAGGCATGAGCTATCTGAACCGTCTGCCGCGGCGGGTTGTGATGCTCTACCTGCCAATGGCGGTTTTTGTCTTCGTGCTGCTCTTTCCCTTCTATTGGATGGCGATCACCGCGGTGAAGCCCAACGAGCAACTGACCGACTACACTAATTACAGCCCGTTCTGGGTGGTCGGGCCGACGCTTGCACATATCAAATATCTGTTCCTTGAAACGTCCTATCCGGGCTGGATGTGGAACACGATCCTGGTCGCAGTCTGCTCGACCTTCCTGTCGCTTGTGGCGTCGGTTTTGGGTGCCTATGCGATAGAGCGCGTGCGCTTCACCGCCTCCCGTTCCATCGGCCTCGTCATCTTCCTTGCCTATCTCGTGCCGCCATCGATCCTGTTCATCCCGCTTGCTTTCATCGTCTTCAAGCTCGGGATCTATGACACGCGGCTCGCACTGATCTTCACCTATCCGACTTTCCTCATTCCCTTCTGCACCTGGCTTCTGATGGGCTACTTCCGCTCGATCCCGTTCGAGCTGGAGGAAAGCGCACTGGTGGATGGCGCCAATCGCTGGCAGATCCTGACGAAGATCATCCTGCCATTGGCAGTGCCTGGCCTGATCTCGGCCGGTATCTTCGCCTTCACCCTGTCGTGGAACGAGTTCATCTACGCTCTAACCTTCATCCAGTCGTCGGAGAACAAGACGATCCCCGTTGGCGTGCTGACGGAGTTGGTGCGTGGCGACGTGTTTGAATGGGGGGCGCTGATGGCGGGAGCTCTATTCGGCTCGCTGCCCGTCGTCATCCTCTACTCGTTCTTCGTAGACTATTACGTCTCGTCGATGACCGGGGCGGTCAAGGAGTGA
- a CDS encoding ABC transporter ATP-binding protein — translation MAGVQFAEVRKSFGAFPVIKGVNIDIADGEFVILVGPSGCGKSTLLRMLAGLENISAGEIRIGGRVVNTLPPKDRDIAMVFQNYALYPHMTVQQNMGFSLMLNKAPKAEAEKRVKYAAGILGLDALLDRYPRQLSGGQRQRVAMGRAIVRNPEVFLFDEPLSNLDAKLRVAMRAEIKELHQRLKTTTVYVTHDQIEAMTMADKIVVMHDGIVEQVGSPLELYDKPANLFVGGFIGSPAMNMIRGRLDPENAARFITADGTALPVANAPESAKGRDLVYGLRPEYILLDAGGLPGEIVVIEPTGYETHLSLKLGGTDLNCVFRERVNARPGESLHVAIDASHVHLFDAEGGQRLTS, via the coding sequence ATGGCAGGTGTTCAATTCGCGGAAGTGCGCAAATCGTTCGGTGCGTTTCCGGTTATCAAAGGCGTGAACATCGATATTGCCGACGGGGAGTTCGTGATCCTGGTCGGCCCGTCAGGCTGCGGCAAGTCCACACTGCTGCGCATGCTGGCGGGGCTGGAAAACATCTCCGCCGGCGAAATCCGGATCGGCGGGCGGGTGGTGAACACTTTGCCGCCCAAGGATCGCGACATCGCAATGGTCTTCCAGAACTATGCGCTTTATCCGCATATGACAGTGCAGCAGAATATGGGCTTTTCGCTCATGCTCAACAAGGCGCCGAAGGCCGAAGCCGAAAAGCGTGTGAAATACGCCGCCGGTATTCTCGGGCTCGATGCACTGCTCGACCGCTATCCGCGCCAGCTTTCCGGCGGCCAGCGCCAGCGTGTCGCCATGGGTCGCGCCATCGTGCGCAATCCGGAAGTCTTCCTCTTCGATGAGCCGCTCTCCAATCTCGATGCAAAGCTGCGTGTTGCCATGCGCGCCGAGATCAAGGAACTGCATCAACGGCTGAAGACCACCACCGTCTACGTCACCCACGACCAGATCGAAGCGATGACCATGGCCGACAAGATCGTCGTCATGCATGACGGGATCGTCGAACAGGTAGGCTCGCCTTTGGAACTTTACGACAAGCCGGCCAATCTCTTCGTCGGCGGCTTCATCGGCTCGCCTGCGATGAACATGATCAGGGGCAGGCTCGATCCAGAGAATGCGGCGCGTTTTATCACAGCCGACGGCACGGCGCTGCCGGTCGCCAATGCGCCGGAAAGCGCTAAAGGACGTGATCTCGTCTATGGGCTTCGGCCTGAATATATCTTGCTCGATGCTGGCGGCCTGCCAGGTGAAATCGTCGTCATAGAGCCGACCGGTTACGAGACACATCTCAGTTTGAAACTTGGCGGCACGGATCTCAACTGTGTCTTCCGCGAACGCGTCAATGCGCGGCCGGGCGAAAGCCTGCATGTGGCGATCGACGCCTCACATGTTCATCTCTTCGATGCAGAAGGCGGCCAGAGATTAACCAGTTGA